The following coding sequences lie in one Mycobacterium gordonae genomic window:
- a CDS encoding superoxide dismutase codes for MAEYTLPDLDWDYAALEPHISGQINEIHHSKHHATYVKGVNDAVAKLEEARAKGDHSAIFLNEKNLAFHLGGHVNHSIWWKNLSPDGGDKPTGDLAAAIDDQFGSFDKFQAQFSAAANGLQGSGWAVLGYDTLGGRLLTFQLYDQQANVPLGVIPLLQVDMWEHAFYLQYKNVKADYVKAFWNVVNWADVQSRYQAATSKTSGLIFP; via the coding sequence GTGGCTGAATACACCCTGCCCGACTTGGACTGGGACTACGCAGCACTAGAGCCGCATATCTCTGGTCAGATCAACGAGATCCACCACAGCAAGCACCACGCCACGTACGTCAAAGGCGTCAACGACGCGGTCGCCAAACTCGAGGAGGCCCGCGCCAAGGGCGACCACTCGGCGATCTTCTTGAACGAGAAGAACCTGGCCTTCCACCTGGGCGGTCACGTCAACCACTCGATCTGGTGGAAGAACCTCTCGCCGGACGGCGGCGACAAGCCGACCGGTGACCTGGCCGCCGCGATCGACGACCAGTTCGGTTCGTTCGACAAGTTTCAGGCTCAGTTCAGCGCCGCCGCCAATGGTCTGCAGGGCTCGGGCTGGGCCGTGCTCGGCTACGACACTCTGGGCGGGCGACTGCTGACCTTCCAGCTCTACGACCAGCAGGCCAATGTCCCGCTCGGCGTTATTCCCCTGTTGCAGGTCGACATGTGGGAGCACGCCTTCTACCTGCAGTACAAGAACGTCAAGGCCGACTACGTCAAAGCCTTCTGGAACGTCGTCAACTGGGCGGACGTCCAATCCCGCTATCAGGCGGCCACATCCAAGACCTCCGGGTTGATCTTCCCCTGA
- a CDS encoding transcriptional regulator, with protein sequence MSTTFAARLNRLFDTVYPPGRGPHTSAEVIAALKAEGVTMSAPYLSQLRSGNRTNPSTATMAALANFFRIRSAYFTDDEYYEKLDKELQFYATVRDDGVRRIAARAHGLSPEAQQKVLDRIDELRRTEGLDA encoded by the coding sequence ATGAGCACGACGTTCGCTGCCCGCCTGAACCGCCTGTTCGACACGGTGTATCCGCCGGGGCGCGGCCCGCACACCTCCGCGGAGGTGATCGCCGCGCTCAAGGCGGAGGGCGTCACGATGTCGGCTCCCTACCTCTCGCAGCTACGTTCCGGTAACCGCACGAACCCGTCGACAGCAACCATGGCCGCGCTCGCGAACTTCTTCCGGATCAGGTCGGCGTACTTCACCGACGACGAGTACTACGAGAAGCTCGATAAGGAATTGCAGTTTTACGCAACCGTGCGCGACGACGGCGTCCGGCGCATTGCCGCGCGGGCACACGGACTGTCCCCGGAGGCTCAGCAGAAGGTGCTGGATCGCATCGACGAGCTGCGCCGCACCGAAGGACTCGACGCCTGA
- a CDS encoding DUF6474 family protein — translation MGLFRKRKSRATRRAEARAIKARAKLEARLSAKNERRRIKSAQKAADKAFAAQLKAQKDSDRVALKVAETELKAAREGKLLSPTRIRRTLTVSRLLAPVLTPLIYRAAIAARGFIDQRRADQLGIPLAQIGQFSGHGARMSARVAGAEQSLRAVQEKRPKDPETKQFVAAISERLGDLSAAITAAENMPTQRRRAAHAAISAQLDGIEGDLLARLGL, via the coding sequence ATGGGCCTGTTCCGCAAGCGAAAGAGCCGTGCGACCCGTCGCGCCGAAGCCCGGGCGATCAAGGCCCGCGCCAAGCTGGAGGCCCGCCTGTCGGCCAAGAACGAGAGGCGCCGCATCAAGTCCGCCCAGAAGGCGGCCGACAAGGCGTTCGCTGCACAGCTCAAGGCGCAGAAGGACAGTGACCGGGTCGCGCTGAAGGTTGCCGAGACCGAACTCAAGGCGGCCCGTGAAGGCAAGCTCCTGTCACCCACCCGGATCCGCCGGACGTTGACGGTGTCCCGGCTGTTGGCACCGGTGCTGACCCCGCTGATCTACCGGGCAGCCATCGCCGCCCGCGGATTCATCGACCAGCGCCGGGCCGATCAACTCGGCATTCCGTTGGCCCAGATCGGCCAGTTCTCCGGGCACGGCGCCCGAATGTCGGCCCGGGTAGCCGGTGCCGAGCAGTCGCTGCGCGCGGTTCAGGAGAAAAGACCGAAGGACCCCGAGACCAAACAATTCGTAGCGGCCATCAGTGAGCGCCTTGGCGACCTGTCCGCGGCCATCACCGCCGCCGAGAACATGCCGACCCAGCGGCGACGGGCAGCTCATGCCGCGATCTCGGCGCAACTCGACGGGATCGAGGGCGATCTGTTGGCCCGTCTCGGCCTGTGA
- a CDS encoding Rv3852 family protein gives MADPQDRPVGEPQSGPPAKKAPAKKAATGKAPGKKAPVKKAASAKAPAKAPAKKAPAKKAPAKKVPAKKAEPPAPNLVEQPVEAPADLRQHAETNGQLAAAKDAAAQAKSTVERAQNPLPQEPPESSPLQSPGPWLVAVALSVLAMLLVRQLRRH, from the coding sequence ATGGCAGACCCGCAGGATCGACCCGTCGGCGAGCCGCAATCCGGCCCGCCGGCCAAGAAGGCACCCGCGAAGAAGGCTGCCACCGGTAAGGCGCCGGGCAAGAAGGCACCGGTGAAAAAGGCCGCCTCCGCAAAAGCGCCCGCCAAAGCGCCGGCCAAGAAGGCGCCCGCGAAGAAGGCGCCGGCCAAGAAGGTTCCCGCCAAGAAGGCGGAACCCCCCGCCCCGAACCTGGTCGAGCAGCCCGTCGAGGCGCCCGCCGACCTGCGGCAGCACGCGGAAACCAACGGACAACTCGCCGCCGCGAAAGATGCTGCCGCACAGGCGAAATCGACTGTCGAGCGGGCGCAGAATCCGCTCCCGCAGGAGCCGCCCGAATCGTCGCCGCTGCAATCCCCCGGCCCGTGGCTGGTCGCGGTCGCGCTGAGCGTGCTGGCCATGCTGCTGGTCCGACAATTGCGTCGCCACTGA
- the rraA gene encoding ribonuclease E activity regulator RraA, translating into MAVTFRPTADLVDDIGPAVRSCDLQLRQFGARTQFAGPITTVRCFQDNALLKSILSEPGAGGVLVVDGGGSLHTALIGDLIAELARSNGWAGLIVNGAVRDAAALRGIDIGIKALGTNPRKSTKTGEGDRDVEIALGGVTFAPGEVAYSDDDGVVVVAAGD; encoded by the coding sequence ATGGCGGTGACGTTCCGCCCGACGGCCGACCTGGTCGACGACATCGGCCCCGCGGTGCGCAGCTGCGATCTGCAGTTGCGCCAGTTCGGCGCCCGCACCCAATTCGCCGGGCCGATCACCACTGTCCGCTGCTTTCAGGACAACGCGCTGCTGAAGTCGATCCTGTCCGAACCCGGTGCGGGCGGGGTCCTGGTCGTCGACGGCGGCGGCTCACTGCACACGGCGCTTATCGGCGATCTGATCGCCGAACTGGCCCGCTCCAACGGCTGGGCGGGACTGATCGTCAACGGGGCGGTGCGCGACGCCGCGGCACTGCGCGGCATCGATATCGGCATCAAAGCGCTGGGCACCAACCCCCGCAAGAGCACCAAGACCGGCGAAGGAGACCGGGACGTCGAAATCGCTCTGGGCGGTGTCACTTTCGCGCCGGGCGAGGTGGCCTACAGCGACGACGACGGCGTTGTCGTCGTCGCTGCAGGAGATTGA
- a CDS encoding flavin-containing monooxygenase: MTEHLDVVIVGAGISGVSAAWHLQDRCPTKSYAILEKRADMGGTWDLFRYPGIRSDSDMYTLGFRFRPWTERQAIADGKPILDYVKSTAAMYGIDRHIRFQQRVVGADWSSADNQWTLHVDNGGARSVVTCSFLFLCSGYYNYEEGYAPKFAGAEEFTGPIIHPQHWPEDLDYQGKNVVVIGSGATAVTLVPALANSGAKRVTMLQRSPTYIVSQPEADGIADKLNRYLPEKAAYTAIRWKNVVRQAAVYGACQKWPRRMRKMLMGLAQRQLPEGYDVRKHFGPHYSPWDQRLCLVPNGDLFRAIRHGKAEVVTDTIERFTATGIRLNSGTELPADIIVTATGLNLQLFGGATTSIDGEPLDLTKTMAYKGMMLSGIPNMVYTIGYTNASWTLKADLVSEFACRLMNYMDGNGYDTVVVDEPAPDVEDRPFMEFTPGYVLRSLDELPKQGSRTPWRLNQNYLRDIHLIRRGKIAGEGLRFAKKPAPVTV; encoded by the coding sequence ATGACTGAGCACCTTGACGTCGTCATCGTCGGCGCCGGCATCTCGGGGGTAAGCGCGGCCTGGCATCTGCAAGACCGCTGCCCGACGAAGAGCTACGCCATCCTGGAAAAGCGGGCCGATATGGGCGGCACCTGGGACCTGTTCCGCTACCCCGGCATCCGCTCGGACTCCGACATGTACACATTGGGCTTCCGCTTCCGGCCCTGGACCGAACGCCAGGCCATCGCGGACGGCAAGCCGATCCTCGACTACGTCAAGAGCACCGCCGCCATGTACGGCATCGACAGGCACATCCGCTTCCAGCAGCGGGTGGTCGGCGCGGACTGGTCCAGTGCCGACAACCAGTGGACCCTGCATGTGGACAACGGTGGCGCGCGAAGCGTGGTGACCTGCTCGTTTTTGTTCCTGTGCAGCGGCTACTACAACTACGAAGAAGGCTATGCACCCAAGTTCGCCGGTGCCGAGGAGTTCACCGGCCCGATCATCCACCCGCAACACTGGCCCGAGGATCTCGACTACCAGGGCAAGAACGTCGTCGTGATCGGAAGTGGCGCAACGGCTGTCACTCTGGTTCCGGCACTGGCGAATTCGGGTGCCAAGCGGGTCACCATGCTGCAGCGCTCGCCGACCTACATCGTGTCGCAGCCGGAGGCAGATGGCATTGCCGACAAGCTCAACCGCTACCTGCCGGAGAAGGCCGCCTACACCGCGATCCGGTGGAAGAACGTGGTGCGCCAGGCGGCGGTATACGGGGCCTGTCAGAAGTGGCCGCGACGGATGCGGAAGATGCTGATGGGTTTGGCCCAGCGCCAGCTGCCCGAAGGCTATGACGTCCGGAAGCATTTCGGGCCGCACTACAGCCCGTGGGATCAGCGGTTGTGCCTGGTGCCCAACGGCGACCTGTTCCGCGCGATCCGCCACGGCAAGGCCGAGGTGGTGACCGACACCATCGAACGGTTCACCGCGACCGGTATCCGGCTCAATTCCGGCACCGAGCTGCCGGCCGACATCATCGTCACCGCAACGGGTTTGAACCTACAATTGTTCGGCGGCGCGACCACCAGCATCGATGGCGAGCCGCTGGATCTGACGAAGACGATGGCCTACAAGGGCATGATGCTGTCCGGCATTCCGAACATGGTCTATACGATCGGCTACACCAATGCCTCGTGGACGCTGAAGGCCGACCTGGTTTCCGAGTTCGCCTGCCGTCTAATGAATTACATGGACGGCAACGGCTACGACACCGTGGTGGTCGACGAGCCGGCTCCCGACGTCGAGGACCGCCCGTTCATGGAGTTCACTCCGGGATATGTGTTGCGTTCATTGGACGAGTTGCCCAAGCAGGGCTCGCGTACTCCGTGGCGGCTCAACCAGAACTATCTGCGGGACATCCATTTGATCCGGCGCGGCAAAATCGCCGGCGAGGGTCTGCGATTCGCGAAAAAGCCCGCGCCGGTAACTGTCTAG
- a CDS encoding TetR/AcrR family transcriptional regulator has product MTTSPANKASLPRGRRSARPSGDERELAILATAEKLLEDRPLADISVDDLAKGAGISRPTFYFYFPSKEAVLLTLLDRVVNEADSALQALTDRLEAGRDDMWRTGINVFVQTFGAHRAVIRGGQGVRAINVEARELWSAFMQKWIAHTASIIEAERERGAAPDTLPAGELATALNLMNERALSASFLAEEPSVPEATVLDTLVHIWVSAIYGERR; this is encoded by the coding sequence GTGACCACCTCCCCGGCGAACAAGGCTTCGCTCCCACGGGGACGGCGCAGCGCACGTCCGTCCGGGGACGAGCGGGAGCTGGCCATCCTGGCCACCGCGGAAAAGCTGTTGGAAGATCGCCCGCTGGCTGACATCTCGGTCGACGACCTGGCCAAAGGCGCCGGCATCTCCCGGCCTACGTTCTACTTCTACTTCCCGTCCAAGGAAGCGGTGCTGTTGACCCTGCTGGACCGGGTGGTCAACGAGGCCGACTCGGCCCTGCAGGCCCTCACCGACCGGCTGGAGGCCGGCCGCGACGACATGTGGCGCACCGGGATCAACGTGTTCGTGCAGACGTTCGGAGCGCACCGCGCCGTCATCCGCGGCGGTCAGGGCGTCCGGGCCATCAATGTTGAAGCCCGAGAGTTGTGGTCGGCGTTCATGCAGAAGTGGATCGCCCACACCGCGTCCATCATCGAGGCCGAGCGAGAGCGGGGAGCCGCGCCCGACACCTTGCCCGCCGGGGAACTGGCCACGGCGCTGAACCTGATGAACGAGCGCGCACTGTCGGCGTCCTTCCTGGCCGAGGAACCCTCGGTGCCGGAGGCCACCGTGCTGGACACCCTGGTGCATATCTGGGTCAGCGCCATCTACGGCGAACGACGCTGA
- the dinB gene encoding DNA polymerase IV — MFVRCEASVLHADLDSFYASVEQRDDPGLRGRPVIVGGGVVLAASYEAKAYGVRTAMGGAQARRLCPHAVVVPPRMSAYSKASDAVFEVFRDCTPQVEPLSVDEAFLDVAGLRRVSGTPTEIGARLRRDVRARVGLPITVGIARTKFLAKVASQEAKPDGLLLVPPDRELEFLHPLPVRRLWGVGGVTAEKLHSHGITTVAEVAELGESMLASMVGPAMGRQLYALSRNIDRRRVTTGVRRRSVGAQRALGRAGTAMSATEIDAVVVNLIDRITGRMRAAGRTGRTVVLRLRFDDFTRATRSQTMPRATSSTAPILATARRLVASAAPLIDERGLTLVGFAVSGIDRSGAQQLMLPFDGQTPAVDEAIDEVHRRYGKSALTRAVLVGRDPGPEMPRLPD, encoded by the coding sequence ATGTTCGTGCGCTGTGAGGCGTCCGTTCTGCACGCGGACCTGGATTCGTTCTACGCCTCCGTCGAACAGCGGGACGACCCCGGGTTACGGGGCCGCCCGGTGATCGTCGGCGGCGGGGTCGTGCTGGCCGCGAGCTACGAGGCCAAGGCGTACGGGGTGCGCACCGCGATGGGTGGTGCGCAGGCGCGCCGGCTGTGCCCACACGCGGTGGTGGTCCCGCCGCGGATGAGCGCCTACTCCAAAGCCAGCGACGCCGTGTTCGAGGTGTTCCGCGACTGCACGCCGCAAGTCGAGCCGCTGTCGGTGGACGAGGCGTTCCTCGACGTCGCCGGCCTGCGCCGGGTGTCCGGCACGCCCACCGAGATCGGCGCGCGGCTGCGCCGGGACGTGCGCGCCCGCGTCGGCCTACCCATCACCGTCGGTATCGCCCGGACCAAGTTCCTGGCCAAAGTCGCCAGCCAGGAGGCCAAGCCCGACGGTCTGCTGCTGGTGCCACCCGATCGCGAGCTGGAGTTCCTGCATCCGCTGCCGGTGCGCCGGCTGTGGGGCGTAGGTGGGGTGACCGCCGAGAAGCTGCACAGCCACGGCATCACCACCGTCGCCGAGGTCGCCGAACTCGGTGAGTCGATGCTGGCGTCCATGGTGGGTCCAGCGATGGGCCGCCAACTGTATGCCCTGTCCCGCAACATCGACCGCCGGCGCGTGACCACCGGGGTACGGCGACGCTCGGTGGGAGCCCAGCGCGCGTTGGGCCGCGCCGGCACCGCGATGTCAGCCACCGAGATCGACGCGGTGGTGGTGAATCTGATCGACCGGATCACCGGCCGGATGCGGGCCGCGGGACGCACCGGGCGCACCGTGGTGCTGCGGCTGCGCTTCGACGACTTCACCCGGGCCACCCGATCCCAGACGATGCCGCGGGCCACCTCCTCGACGGCCCCCATCCTGGCCACCGCCCGCCGACTGGTGGCGTCGGCGGCGCCGCTGATCGACGAACGGGGCCTGACGCTGGTGGGCTTCGCTGTCTCGGGTATCGATCGCAGCGGCGCCCAGCAGTTGATGTTGCCGTTCGACGGGCAGACGCCGGCGGTCGACGAAGCGATCGACGAGGTGCATCGCCGTTACGGCAAGTCCGCTTTGACGCGGGCCGTGCTCGTCGGTCGCGACCCGGGACCGGAGATGCCGCGGCTACCCGACTGA
- a CDS encoding PHP domain-containing protein — protein MDPVFALRQIAYYKDRSRQDSRRVMAYRNAADIIERLDEAALERHGQANSWQSIPGIGPKTAMVIAQAWAGQEPDQLAELRAGAEDLGGGELRAALRGDLHLHSNWSDGSAPIAEMMATAAALGHEYCALTDHSPRLTIANGLSPDRLRKQLDVIDELREKFAPLHILTGIEVDILDDGALDQESELLDRLDIVVASVHSKLSMEPAAMTRRMVRAVSDGHVDVLGHCTGRLVSGNRGIRAESKFDAEKVFTACRDHGTAVEINSRPERRDPPTRLLNLARDIGCVFSIDTDAHAPGQLDFLGYGAQRALDAGIDVDRIVNTWPAERLVEWAGSVG, from the coding sequence ATAGATCCGGTCTTCGCGCTGCGCCAGATCGCGTACTACAAGGACCGCAGCCGCCAGGATTCCCGGCGGGTGATGGCGTACCGCAACGCCGCCGACATCATCGAGCGTCTCGACGAAGCCGCGCTGGAGCGCCACGGCCAGGCCAACAGCTGGCAGTCGATCCCAGGCATCGGCCCCAAGACCGCGATGGTGATCGCGCAGGCGTGGGCCGGGCAGGAGCCGGATCAACTGGCCGAATTGCGTGCCGGCGCGGAGGATCTCGGCGGGGGTGAGCTCCGCGCGGCCTTACGTGGTGATCTGCACCTGCATTCGAACTGGTCCGACGGGTCGGCGCCGATCGCGGAGATGATGGCCACCGCGGCAGCACTCGGGCACGAGTACTGCGCGCTGACCGATCACTCGCCGAGGCTGACGATCGCCAACGGCCTGTCTCCGGACCGGCTGCGCAAGCAGCTTGACGTGATCGACGAGTTGCGGGAGAAGTTCGCGCCGTTGCACATCCTCACCGGGATAGAGGTCGACATTCTCGACGACGGCGCGCTGGACCAGGAGAGCGAGCTGCTAGACCGCCTCGACATCGTGGTCGCCAGCGTGCACTCGAAGCTGTCGATGGAACCCGCGGCGATGACCCGACGGATGGTGCGGGCGGTCTCCGACGGTCACGTCGACGTACTGGGTCACTGCACCGGACGCCTGGTCTCGGGGAATCGCGGCATCCGGGCGGAGTCGAAGTTCGATGCGGAGAAGGTTTTCACCGCGTGCCGCGACCACGGCACTGCGGTAGAGATCAACTCTCGCCCCGAACGCCGGGACCCGCCCACCCGACTGCTGAATCTGGCGCGTGACATCGGCTGCGTGTTCAGCATCGACACCGACGCGCACGCGCCGGGCCAGCTGGACTTCCTGGGCTACGGCGCGCAGCGGGCGCTGGACGCCGGCATCGACGTGGACCGCATCGTCAACACCTGGCCGGCGGAACGCCTGGTGGAGTGGGCCGGCTCAGTCGGGTAG
- a CDS encoding LLM class F420-dependent oxidoreductase, with protein MRFAFKTSPQNTTWADMLAVWQAADDIDLFESGWTFDHFYPIFSDSTGPCLEGWTTLAALAQATKRLRLGTLVTGIHYRHPAVLANMAATLDVVSNGRLELGIGAGWNEEESGAYGIELGSIRERFDRFEEACQVLVGLLSDETTTFEGKYYQLRDARNEPKGPQRPHPPIAIGGSGEKRTLPLTARYAQHWNFAGGTPEEFARKRDVLAARCHDIGRDPKEITLSAHLGLGPDRGYGQVIDNAAALGAEGLDLGIVYIAPPHDPAVLEPLAEAIRDSGLLS; from the coding sequence ATGCGCTTTGCATTCAAGACCTCACCTCAGAACACCACCTGGGCCGACATGCTGGCCGTTTGGCAGGCCGCCGACGACATCGACCTCTTCGAATCCGGCTGGACCTTCGACCACTTCTATCCGATCTTCTCCGACTCGACCGGACCCTGCCTGGAGGGCTGGACGACGCTTGCGGCCCTGGCGCAGGCCACCAAGCGGCTGCGGCTCGGCACTCTGGTCACCGGCATCCACTACCGCCACCCCGCGGTCCTGGCGAACATGGCGGCCACGCTCGACGTCGTCTCCAACGGGCGCCTCGAACTCGGCATCGGCGCCGGTTGGAACGAAGAGGAATCCGGCGCCTACGGCATCGAGCTGGGCAGCATCAGGGAACGATTCGACCGGTTCGAGGAAGCCTGCCAGGTGCTGGTCGGCCTGCTCAGCGACGAGACCACTACCTTCGAGGGCAAGTACTACCAACTCAGGGACGCCCGCAATGAGCCCAAGGGCCCGCAGCGGCCGCATCCGCCGATCGCCATCGGCGGTAGTGGCGAGAAACGGACTCTGCCGCTAACCGCGCGCTACGCGCAACACTGGAACTTCGCCGGGGGCACACCGGAGGAGTTCGCGCGCAAGCGCGACGTGCTGGCCGCCCGCTGCCACGACATCGGGCGCGACCCGAAGGAAATCACTTTGTCGGCCCACTTGGGGCTTGGACCCGATCGCGGCTACGGGCAAGTCATCGACAACGCGGCGGCGCTGGGGGCCGAGGGCCTCGACTTGGGAATCGTCTACATCGCCCCGCCACATGACCCTGCCGTGTTGGAGCCGTTGGCCGAGGCGATCCGGGACTCGGGCCTGCTGAGCTAG
- a CDS encoding glutamate synthase subunit beta: protein MADPTGFLKYTHRELPQRRPVPLRLKDWKEVYEDFDTETLREQATRCMDCGIPFCHNGCPLGNLIPEWNDLVRRGRFREAIERLHATNNFPDFTGRLCPAPCEPACVLGINQDPVTIKQIELEIIDKAFDEGWVEPVLPHCDTGKTVAVVGSGPAGLAAAQQLTRAGHQVTVFEREDRIGGLLRYGIPEFKMEKRVLDRRLAQMTAEGTQFRAGVNVGEDITAEQLLADFDAIVLAGGATAWRELPIPGRDLDGIHQAMEYLPWGNRVQEGDDVVGQDGEPPITAKGKKVVIIGGGDTGADCLGTAHRQGAARIHQFEIMPRPPETRAASTPWPTYPLMYRIASAHEEGGERVFSVNTEEFLGEDGRVTALKVHEVTMQDGKFVKVEGTDFELEADLVLLAMGFVGPEKPGLLTELGVKFTERGNVARGDDYETSVPGVFVAGDMGRGQSLIVWAIAEGRSAAAAVDRHLMGASALPAPIKPTAAPLT, encoded by the coding sequence ATGGCTGATCCAACTGGCTTTCTGAAGTACACCCACCGGGAGTTGCCGCAACGGCGGCCTGTTCCCTTGCGGCTCAAGGATTGGAAAGAGGTCTACGAAGACTTCGACACCGAGACCCTGCGCGAGCAGGCGACCCGCTGCATGGACTGCGGTATCCCCTTCTGCCACAACGGCTGTCCGCTGGGCAACCTGATTCCGGAATGGAATGACCTGGTGCGCCGGGGCCGTTTCCGTGAAGCGATCGAGCGGCTGCACGCGACCAACAACTTTCCCGACTTCACCGGCCGGCTGTGTCCGGCACCGTGTGAGCCGGCCTGCGTACTGGGGATCAACCAGGATCCGGTGACGATCAAGCAGATCGAGCTCGAGATCATCGACAAAGCATTCGACGAAGGGTGGGTGGAACCCGTACTGCCGCACTGCGACACCGGAAAGACGGTGGCCGTGGTGGGCTCGGGCCCGGCCGGTCTGGCCGCGGCGCAACAACTTACGCGTGCCGGACACCAGGTCACGGTCTTCGAGCGAGAGGACCGGATTGGCGGACTGCTGCGGTACGGCATCCCGGAGTTCAAGATGGAAAAGCGGGTGCTGGACCGCCGGCTGGCGCAGATGACCGCCGAGGGCACCCAGTTCCGAGCCGGTGTGAACGTCGGCGAGGACATCACCGCCGAGCAGTTGCTGGCCGACTTCGACGCCATCGTGCTGGCCGGGGGTGCCACCGCGTGGCGCGAGCTGCCGATTCCGGGTCGCGATCTCGACGGCATCCACCAGGCGATGGAGTACCTGCCCTGGGGCAACCGGGTCCAGGAAGGTGACGACGTGGTGGGGCAGGACGGCGAGCCGCCGATCACCGCCAAAGGCAAAAAGGTCGTGATCATCGGCGGTGGTGACACCGGAGCGGACTGCCTGGGCACCGCGCACCGTCAGGGCGCGGCCCGCATCCACCAGTTCGAGATCATGCCCCGGCCGCCGGAGACCCGCGCCGCGTCCACCCCGTGGCCGACCTACCCGCTGATGTACCGCATTGCCTCGGCGCACGAGGAGGGCGGTGAGCGGGTGTTCTCGGTCAACACCGAGGAGTTCCTCGGCGAGGACGGGCGAGTGACGGCGCTGAAGGTCCACGAAGTGACGATGCAGGACGGGAAGTTCGTCAAGGTCGAGGGCACCGACTTCGAGTTGGAGGCCGACCTGGTGTTGCTGGCGATGGGATTCGTCGGGCCGGAGAAGCCCGGCTTGCTCACCGAGCTGGGGGTGAAATTCACCGAGCGCGGAAACGTGGCACGGGGCGATGACTACGAGACCTCCGTTCCCGGCGTGTTCGTCGCCGGCGACATGGGGCGTGGCCAGTCGCTGATCGTCTGGGCGATTGCCGAAGGCCGCTCCGCGGCCGCGGCGGTGGACCGCCACCTGATGGGTGCCAGCGCCCTGCCGGCGCCGATCAAGCCCACCGCGGCGCCGCTGACGTAA